TTGATTCAATTTTACTATTTAGTTTCAAAGTCACTGTGAATCtgggtttattgaataaacccctaACTGTCACTAGGTTTCTGTCCCTTCCCTCTATATTCTGCATTAATGATCAATGGTAATTAGAATGTTTAACTTGATGACTTTTAGCTTTTAGTTTTCAACCTCATTAACTATGTAACTGCAAGCACAGTTAAGTCAAGCGGAATACTCACTTGGTCCCAAACCTATAGAAAAAGCAGCAATGTAAGCAAGAAGGCTGGTTAAACACAACCACTTCAAAGATAGTGAAATTTCTGATCCATGTGATGAGACTGTTGTGCCCCTTGGAGTAGCATGATCTGCCCTTGGTGTCCAGTGCCAGATATTTGTACCGTTTCGTAATGCAGCAAGATCTGATTCACTGCTTGATGATAGTTCATTGAATTCTTTCTTGAGAGACTCATTGCTTCTTGCTATGTTCATTGGCCTGGAGAATGCAGACATTTCAAGAGAATGATTGTGGGCTTTACACATACTTTTCGAACTCACATCTATTTTAAGGCTTACTAGTCCCATTGCCACCAGAGATACAGCCATCACAGCAGACCCAACCCAAAGAAAACGTTTACTACCAAATCTGTCCACAAACATAATTGCTGGAATTGTACTAACAACTTTGACAACTCCAATTCCAGTGGAGGCTAATGTGGCGGCTTCATTACTCTGGAACCCAACAGACTTTAGAACAGTTGAAGCATAGAACAATATGTTGGGCTGTCCTGTTATTTGTACAAAGAAGCTTAGTGTTAGACCTATTAAGAGCCGAGCTCTCATGTTATCCCGGGAACAAAACAAATCCAAAAAGTTGTACTGATATTCAGCTTTGATAGATGATTTAATCACCATGAGTTCTTCATTAATATTTGATGATGCCCTTAGTTTCTGAAGAACCTTGCCAGCAGCTTCATCTTGACCTTTCATCATTAAAAACCGAGGGCTTGGGGGGAGGAAGTACATAGCAAAGGCTTGTAGGGCAGCTAATGGAATAATAAGGCCAAACATATACTGCCATCCATTGGTGATGGTTGCAAACACGTAATTGGAAATATAGGCCAGAAGGATTCCAACAACAATCATGAGTTCATTTAGAGACACCAACATGCCCCGGTTATGCTGTGGTGCAATCTCTGCAATATAAACACAGGTAGCAATGGCAGCTAAAGATATTGACACTCCAATAGCAATTCTTCCAATGATGAGACTCCAATAATTCACAATAATGATTAACAGGAGATTTGCTAGGAGAAGTAAACATGATGTTACAATTATTGTGATCCTCCTTCCATAGTAGTCTATGAGAAATCCGCCAACAAGTGAGGCTAGAAGTGCTCCAATTAGTAATGCACTTACTACTATTTCCTGCTGTCGGCAAGTAAGGTGCAATAAACTGTTCAACTGAAGAAGGGCTCCAGAGATTATTCCTAGTTCATAGCCCACTAGCAATCCACTTATGGCAGCAATTATGGATGAAAGGGCTATAAAGATTCCACACCctagaaaacaaaaataaggaTCTCAGTAAAAAGCTTTAGCACAAATGAACACATTGAATATGTTTTTCATAGATACTTTAACTATAGACGTATGCACCGGGTGTGGCAGGTGTGTCTTGGCACAGTTTACTGCATGGCTGGATGGTTTTTCCTTTTCTCGCAGACGTTGTAGCGGGGGACAGAGGATCCACTGCAGCTAGCAGCTGTTTCCTGTCAGCATGCATGAAGTGGGTAGAGGCTTGTCAGACTCAGGGTTAGATTCTATTCAATGAGATAAGCTTA
This region of Pelobates fuscus isolate aPelFus1 chromosome 2, aPelFus1.pri, whole genome shotgun sequence genomic DNA includes:
- the SLC2A12 gene encoding solute carrier family 2, facilitated glucose transporter member 12, producing the protein MHPEGNTEDAILQQHSIRAEHLQAAPKQTGCGIFIALSSIIAAISGLLVGYELGIISGALLQLNSLLHLTCRQQEIVVSALLIGALLASLVGGFLIDYYGRRITIIVTSCLLLLANLLLIIIVNYWSLIIGRIAIGVSISLAAIATCVYIAEIAPQHNRGMLVSLNELMIVVGILLAYISNYVFATITNGWQYMFGLIIPLAALQAFAMYFLPPSPRFLMMKGQDEAAGKVLQKLRASSNINEELMVIKSSIKAEYQYNFLDLFCSRDNMRARLLIGLTLSFFVQITGQPNILFYASTVLKSVGFQSNEAATLASTGIGVVKVVSTIPAIMFVDRFGSKRFLWVGSAVMAVSLVAMGLVSLKIDVSSKSMCKAHNHSLEMSAFSRPMNIARSNESLKKEFNELSSSSESDLAALRNGTNIWHWTPRADHATPRGTTVSSHGSEISLSLKWLCLTSLLAYIAAFSIGLGPMAWLVQSEIFPAGIKGRAFSITSSMNWGMNLLISLTFLTLTERVGLPWMLFVYAVMSLASLMFVIVFVPDTKGRPLEEISMELANRNYNKWTVCQKS